A stretch of the Nakaseomyces glabratus chromosome L, complete sequence genome encodes the following:
- the RPH1 gene encoding Rph1p (CAGL0L11880g~Ortholog(s) have histone demethylase activity (H3-K36 specific), histone demethylase activity (H3-K9 specific), sequence-specific DNA binding and transcriptional repressor activity, more) yields MEVVDGVPVFRPAWEEFKDFMGYMEKIRPHGMASGIVKVIPPREWLDRAGREPREDLLREVRIRNPIQQHVSGSKGVYMISNVEKNKTYNMIQWKDLSYDFRVPDDPSSLKNKSEESIQDNERSQQRRRSSSGIKLKNCDSATEEDFQNFMKEYNAENIRDFDDEERLKFLESYYWKTLNFTTPLYGADSSGSIFPSDLEEWNVAKLPNVLSHIDQDIPGVNQAYLYAGLWKASFTWHLEDQDLYSINYIHFGAPKQWYSIPQEDHEKFYEFMKEKFPEEASKCKEFLRHKMFLVSPKVLKENNIKCNKVTHYEHEFIITYPYGYHAGFNYGYNLAESVNFALEDWLEIGKKAGKCRCISDSVEVDVDKLAENWSNFKKKREIEDPETEDSPQKKRKSSTVDSNETISNVSATKEDDEVKNEDNDDNSKLIKDVKKEVTDSNEDDLNASVDVQRQSNDNTFGDNSNPATNIKMESNKTKIEANVPGVAKKLRGFDELLNRSPQNSPRMETSLKNDPFFARDSPLRSNSPGTNLFFNQSIQRMSSPILSKMIDLSNIVEPTLDDPTLKFKRKTNLPSQLIGNSNISSPLLQNIQDQQNQQQQQQRSQNGTPLSNLSFGPMRSGLGSNPVLLDNNDDNMLALSLTSMANSRPSSPRLHHINIPNEANSKMKSGSNDTVNAASNFVTSGSNVQQGMSVVSPKPVPYYGNQFERTFNSMPSPIPMSPGGSNMPFIKRLKSPNIVTLNISREGSKSPVSLQNEVRSPLGLNTTLSYPIPTEKQLSNLNPVNNSNYQAASPALMDDKNNINPNQNMNSLLDMGLSAFQNSPSNGLRQISSETYESSPLMSLAAAANKDIELTNSMMRPSRSKTKLPTDKARSKSKSVEAQGPKFEKGEVILSDSGKIYVCQECKRQFSSGHHLTRHKKSVHSGEKPHSCPKCGKRFKRRDHVLQHLNKKIPCIPGVGSSAGTDMVQVMKDDDRIME; encoded by the coding sequence ATGGAGGTAGTGGACGGTGTGCCTGTTTTCCGGCCTGCGTGGGAGGAGTTCAAGGACTTCATGGGGTATATGGAGAAGATACGTCCGCATGGTATGGCGAGTGGTATTGTGAAGGTAATTCCGCCCCGTGAATGGCTTGACCGGGCTGGTCGGGAGCCCCGCGAAGACCTTTTGCGCGAAGTGCGGATCAGGAACCCGATACAGCAGCATGTTAGTGGATCGAAAGGTGTGTATATGATTTCTAATGTGGAGAAGAACAAGACTTATAATATGATACAGTGGAAGGATCTGTCGTATGACTTCCGCGTGCCGGACGATCCTAGCAGTCTGAAGAACAAGTCTGAGGAGAGTATACAGGACAATGAGAGATCACAGCAACGAAGACGGTCCTCGAGCGGTATCAAGTTGAAGAACTGTGACTCAGCTACGGAAGAAGATTTCCAAAACTTCATGAAGGAGTATAATGCTGAGAATATCCGAGATTTCGATGACGAGGAGAGACTGAAGTTCCTAGAGAGTTACTACTGGAAGACTCTGAATTTCACAACACCGTTGTACGGCGCAGATAGTTCAGGGTCGATATTCCCATCTGATCTAGAAGAGTGGAATGTTGCCAAGCTTCCGAATGTGCTGTCACATATAGACCAAGACATACCGGGTGTAAACCAGGCTTATCTTTACGCAGGGCTGTGGAAGGCTTCGTTCACTTGGCACTTAGAAGACCAGGATCTGTACTCTATTAACTATATTCATTTCGGAGCACCAAAACAATGGTACTCCATCCCACAAGAGGATCACGAAAAATTTTATGAATTTATGAAGGAAAAGTTTCCAGAAGAAGCATCAAAATGCAAAGAGTTTCTTCGTCACAAGATGTTCTTGGTCTCACCCAAGGtactgaaagaaaataatattaagtGTAACAAAGTTACGCATTATGAGCATGAGTTTATTATCACATACCCATACGGATACCATGCTGGATTTAATTATGGTTATAACCTTGCAGAGTCTGTCAACTTTGCTCTGGAGGACTGGCTCGAAATCGGTAAGAAGGCCGGTAAATGTCGTTGTATCAGCGACTCGGTAGAAGTAGACGTAGACAAATTGGCTGAGAATTGgtcaaatttcaaaaagaaaagagaaatcGAGGATCCCGAGACAGAAGATAGCCctcaaaaaaagagaaagagctCAACAGTAGATTCTAATGAAACCATATCAAATGTTTCTGCTACTAAAGAGGATGACGaagtaaaaaatgaagataaCGACGATAACAGTAAGCTTATAAAGGAtgtaaagaaagaagtaaCTGATAGCAACGAAGATGATTTAAATGCCTCTGTTGACGTACAAAGGCAATCTAATGATAACACTTTTGGTGATAACTCGAACCCCGCAACAAACATAAAAATGGAAAGtaataaaactaaaattGAAGCCAATGTCCCTGGTGTGGCTAAAAAATTGAGAGGATTTGACGAGCTGCTGAATAGATCACCACAAAACTCTCCTCGAATGGAGACATCTTTGAAGAATGATCCTTTTTTTGCGCGTGATAGTCCTCTTAGGTCTAATAGCCCCGGAACGAATCTGTTTTTCAATCAATCGATACAAAGAATGTCTTCTCCAATTTTATCTAAAATGATAGATCTGTCAAACATTGTTGAGCCAACTTTAGATGACCCAACtttgaaattcaaaaggAAGACTAACTTACCTTCCCAATTGATTGGAAACTCAAACATTAGTTCTCCATTACTACAAAACATACAGGATCAGCAAAatcagcaacaacagcagcaaagATCTCAAAACGGGACACCTTTATCAAACTTGTCTTTTGGCCCGATGAGGAGTGGTTTGGGGTCCAATCCTGTACTGCTAGATAATAACGATGACAATATGCTGGCTCTGAGTCTGACCTCAATGGCTAATAGCCGGCCATCTTCTCCACGGCTACATCATATTAATATTCCTAACGAAGCCAACTCGAAAATGAAAAGTGGTTCTAATGATACAGTTAATGCTGCAAGCAATTTTGTCACCAGTGGATCAAATGTGCAACAAGGTATGTCAGTAGTATCGCCGAAACCTGTTCCATATTATGGGAACCAGTTTGAGAGAACATTTAACTCAATGCCTTCTCCGATTCCAATGTCGCCTGGGGGGTCAAACATGCCGTTTATCAAGCGCTTAAAATCTCCTAACATCGTCACCCTCAATATTTCTAGGGAGGGATCGAAGAGTCCTGTTTCTTTGCAAAACGAGGTCAGGTCTCCGCTGGGACTAAACACTACGTTAAGCTACCCGATTCCTACTGAGAAACAATTAAGTAACTTGAATCCGGTGAACAACAGCAATTACCAGGCGGCATCTCCTGCCCTGATGGATGAcaagaataatatcaacCCTAACCAGAATATGAACTCGTTGCTTGACATGGGGCTATCCGCGTTCCAGAACTCACCTTCGAACGGATTAAGGCAGATTAGTAGCGAGACATACGAATCATCACCGCTGATGTCCTTGGCCGCAGCTGCAAATAAGGACATCGAACTAACGAACTCTATGATGCGGCCTTCGAGATCGAAGACCAAGCTTCCAACCGACAAGGCTAGATCTAAATCCAAATCCGTGGAAGCGCAAGGTCCAAAATTTGAGAAGGGCGAAGTGATCCTTTCTGACTCAGGCAAGATATACGTGTGTCAGGAATGTAAGAGACAATTCTCCTCGGGTCACCACCTCACCAGACACAAGAAATCCGTACACTCTGGGGAGAAGCCGCACTCGTGCCCAAAGTGTGGCAAACGGTTCAAGAGAAGGGACCATGTGTTGCAACActtgaacaagaagatcCCTTGTATCCCAGGTGTTGGATCATCAGCTGGCACTGACATGGTCCAAGTCATGAAAGATGACGACAGAATTATGGAGTGA
- the ADK2 gene encoding adenylate kinase ADK2 (CAGL0L11902g~Ortholog(s) have adenylate kinase activity, nucleoside triphosphate adenylate kinase activity, role in nucleotide metabolic process and mitochondrial inner membrane, mitochondrial matrix localization) gives MSLRLARPLRLLLLGAPGSGKGTQTSKLLKVLPELKSVSSGDILRHELKSGTELGVLAAKYIAQGKLIPDKVITQVLIAHLSKEKWLNPQSSWLLDGFPRTERQAFSLDSTLGENNAKLNLVVELDVPEEVILERIDNRYIHVGSGRVYNLQYNPPKVAGKDDVTGEPLVKRSDDNVQVFKKRMKEYKKTLGPIKEHYAKQGILATISGDTSDIIFPKLCALINQHFGAKEQQLHHEAFESKKEQKIQPRL, from the coding sequence ATGAGTTTGCGACTAGCCAGGCCTTTGCGGTTATTGTTACTGGGGGCACCTGGGTCTGGGAAAGGAACACAGACCTCTAAGCTTCTGAAGGTGTTACCTGAGCTTAAGAGTGTTTCTTCGGGGGATATCCTGAGACATGAGTTGAAGTCAGGCACCGAGCTTGGTGTGTTGGCGGCCAAGTACATTGCGCAGGGGAAGTTGATTCCGGACAAGGTCATCACACAGGTGCTCATAGCGCACTTGTCTAAGGAGAAGTGGCTGAACCCGCAGTCATCGTGGCTTCTGGACGGGTTTCCAAGAACTGAGAGACAGGCTTTCTCTTTAGATAGTACATTGGGGGAAAACAACGCAAAGCTAAATTTGGTTGTAGAGCTAGATGTCCCCGAGGAGGTTATCCTAGAGAGAATCGATAACAGATATATCCATGTGGGTAGTGGAAGGGTCTACAACTTGCAGTACAACCCACCTAAAGTTGCCGGTAAGGATGATGTTACTGGCGAGCCACTGGTGAAAAGATCAGATGATAACGTCCAGGTATTCAAGAAGAGGATGAAAGAGTACAAGAAAACTCTCGGCCCGATCAAGGAACATTACGCCAAGCAGGGTATACTGGCAACCATATCTGGGGATACTTCAGACATCATTTTCCCAAAGCTGTGTGCCCTGATCAACCAGCATTTTGGTGCTAAGGAACAACAACTGCATCACGAAGCCTTTGAATCAAAGAAGGAACAGAAAATCCAGCCAAGATTATGA